In Acinetobacter sp. C32I, one genomic interval encodes:
- a CDS encoding lysophospholipid acyltransferase family protein, protein MTQPKSNSSNYRLIKLVSRQPLRLGQFFARLVAALVNTFPLSKLSKIISLNIQIAFPEMEQQQRQQLTKRAIRNELTSYFEFLSIWGSTNEKNIKSIHRIQGEHYFHEAVAEKKGLVLVIPHFGTWEVMNSWLSKYTQMTILYKPVKNPDADQFVRDARSREQAHLVPTDESGVRQIFKALKQGGTTAILPDHTPDHGGDMINYFGIPLASSSLSAKLIQKTKAKALLIYTKRNDQDGFDMYVEPINPQIYEGNAEDGTLIIHQTLEQLIRRYPEHYHWSYKRFRANPALKKIYDIDENEALLKVAEVRQQTQ, encoded by the coding sequence ATGACTCAGCCCAAATCAAACAGTTCAAATTATCGTCTTATCAAGCTTGTTAGTCGTCAGCCACTCCGATTAGGGCAGTTCTTTGCACGCTTGGTTGCAGCCTTAGTTAATACATTCCCGCTATCTAAGCTTTCAAAGATTATCAGCTTGAATATACAAATTGCTTTTCCAGAAATGGAACAGCAACAAAGACAACAACTGACCAAACGAGCAATACGAAACGAACTGACTTCTTATTTCGAGTTTTTAAGTATTTGGGGCTCAACAAATGAAAAAAATATCAAGAGCATCCATCGCATTCAGGGCGAACATTATTTCCATGAAGCTGTAGCAGAAAAGAAAGGCTTAGTTTTAGTCATCCCTCATTTTGGTACATGGGAAGTCATGAACTCATGGTTATCAAAATACACTCAAATGACAATCCTGTATAAACCAGTTAAAAATCCAGATGCTGACCAGTTTGTCCGTGATGCACGTAGTCGCGAACAAGCCCATTTAGTTCCTACAGATGAAAGTGGGGTTCGACAGATTTTTAAGGCCTTGAAACAAGGTGGAACTACAGCGATTTTACCTGACCACACCCCTGATCACGGTGGGGACATGATCAACTATTTTGGTATTCCGCTTGCCTCCAGTAGCCTCAGTGCCAAACTGATTCAAAAAACCAAGGCAAAGGCCCTCCTCATCTATACAAAAAGAAATGATCAAGATGGCTTTGATATGTATGTCGAACCGATCAATCCTCAAATCTATGAAGGTAATGCCGAAGATGGCACTTTAATTATTCATCAAACTTTAGAACAACTGATTCGACGTTACCCAGAACATTATCACTGGAGCTACAAACGTTTTCGCGCCAATCCCGCTTTAAAGAAAATCTACGATATTGATGAAAATGAAGCGTTGCTAAAAGTGGCTGAAGTGCGTCAACAAACACAATAA